One window from the genome of Nicotiana sylvestris chromosome 9, ASM39365v2, whole genome shotgun sequence encodes:
- the LOC138877648 gene encoding uncharacterized protein, which translates to MSTLCTVGTSTGRATTFSSVTMVVHKMGDGYHRTTAPTPGKIRFFLNKTDYFSKLVEVGPYQKIGECEVVAFLCENIICKFEIPKEIACDNGPQFIRTNITKFFENLTIKRITSSPYHSIANSQEKSTNKFIIQNLKKRLEVAKGKWPEELSGVLWAYRTTAKSRTGETPFSLVYVEEALILVEVGEPTMRYFWSNEEANSEAMLLNLELLDERRDLAYIRTAAQKHRIERYCNPRANLHYFEVGDLVLRKVTQNTQEHNAGKLGPTWEGSCRVSTVTGKRVIRVRQSRWRKVAKKMEHGTPQEILFPSMCCILFPFIRFFVPIGFFWQGF; encoded by the coding sequence ATGTCAACGCTATGCACTGTTGGTACATCAACTGGCAGAGCCACTACATTCAGTTCTGTCACCATGGTTGTTcataaaatgggggatggatatcatcGGACCACTGCCCCGACCCCCGGTAAGATAAGATTCTTTTTGAATaaaactgactatttttctaagttgGTTGAAGTAGGTCCTTATCAGAAGATCGGTGAATGTGAAGTTGTAGCTTTCTTATGTGAGAACATAATTTGCAAATTTGAGATACCAAAAGAAATAGCCTGCGACAATGGTCCACAATTCATACGCACAAACATCACAAAATTCTTCGAAAATTTGACAATCAAGAGGATCACATCATCGCCTTATCATTCGATTGCAAACAGCCAAGAAAAATCAACGAACAAATTCATCATACAAAATCTCAAAAAAAGATTAGAAGTAGCTAAAGGAAAATGGCCCGAAGAGCTTTCAGGTgtactatgggcataccgaacaacaGCCAAATCAAGAACGGGGGAGACTCCTTTTTCTCTTGTGTACGTGGAAGAAGCCTTGATCCTAGTGGAGGTAGGTGAACCTACCATGAGATATTTTTGGTCAAACGAAGAAGCAAACAGTGAAGCAATGTTACTCAATTTGGAGCTGCTCGATGAACGCAGGGACTTGGCATATATAAGGACGGCAGCTCAAAAGCACCGAATAGAGAGATATTGTAATCCAAGGGCCAACCTCCATTACTTTGAAGTAGGAGACTTGGTTTTAAGAAAAGTAACTCAAAACACCCAGGAACACAATGCGGGAAAGCtaggtccaacatgggaaggctCCTGTCGGGTTTCAACTGTCACCGGGAAAAGAGTCATACGAGTTAGACAATCAAGATGGAGAAAAGTTGCCAAGAAAATGGAACATGGCACACCTCAAGAGATACTATTTCCAAGTATGTGTTGCATTCTTTTTCCCTTCATTCGGttttttgtcccaattggatttttctggcaaggtttttaa